Proteins co-encoded in one Pseudarthrobacter chlorophenolicus A6 genomic window:
- the qcrB gene encoding cytochrome bc1 complex cytochrome b subunit, which produces MSAASTAEPAFVAKTKAGRVTDFVDSRVGGSGILREFGRKVFPDHWSFMFGEVALYSFVILLLSGTFLTFFFDPSMAETHYDGSYVPLKGVEMSVAYSSSLNISFDIRGGLFMRQVHHWAALLFVASIAVHMLRVFFTGAFRRPREMNWVVGCVLLILAMAAGFTGYSLPDDLLSGNGLRIIDGVIKSIPVVGTYISFFLFGGEFPGTAIISRLYMLHILLVPALILLMIVLHLFMVVVHKHTQYPGPGRNDNNVVGYPLGPVYAAKAGGFFFIVFGVLALMAAFFTINPIWNYGPYDPSPVSAGTQPDWYIGFVDGALRLMPGTFGDWHVEQTWLGFVFTFNVLLPALVPAGILFTVMFAYPWIERWITKDNREHHVLDRPRNAPTRTGIGVAGFIWYCVMWAAAGSDLIATHFHVSLNDVTYWLRALFFIGPIIGFIVAKRVALALQRKDREIALHGRETGRIVRLPHGEFIEVHAPLDEYKRYKLVGFESPEVLPAVPNEHGVVTASEKRRAFLSKWFFEDRVAPATPAELEAAHGHGHAAVEAPEEAKSLSH; this is translated from the coding sequence ATGAGCGCAGCATCAACAGCTGAGCCCGCTTTCGTCGCCAAAACCAAGGCAGGCCGGGTAACCGACTTCGTCGATTCCCGTGTAGGCGGATCCGGAATCCTTCGGGAATTCGGCCGCAAAGTCTTCCCCGACCACTGGTCCTTCATGTTCGGTGAGGTCGCCCTCTACTCGTTCGTGATCCTGCTGCTTTCGGGTACGTTCCTGACGTTCTTCTTCGACCCCTCGATGGCGGAGACGCACTACGACGGTTCGTACGTGCCCCTCAAGGGCGTCGAAATGTCCGTAGCCTACAGCTCCTCGCTGAACATCTCGTTCGATATTCGCGGCGGCCTGTTCATGCGCCAGGTCCACCACTGGGCCGCGCTGCTCTTCGTGGCATCCATCGCCGTGCACATGCTTCGCGTGTTCTTCACCGGAGCGTTCCGCCGCCCGCGTGAAATGAACTGGGTTGTTGGCTGCGTGCTACTGATCCTGGCCATGGCTGCAGGCTTCACCGGTTACTCACTTCCTGACGACCTGCTCTCCGGTAACGGCCTCCGCATTATCGACGGCGTCATCAAGTCCATTCCGGTGGTTGGCACCTACATCTCCTTCTTCCTGTTTGGTGGAGAGTTCCCGGGAACGGCAATCATTAGCCGCCTCTACATGCTGCACATTCTGCTGGTGCCGGCCCTGATCCTCCTGATGATCGTGCTGCACCTGTTCATGGTTGTGGTTCACAAGCACACCCAGTACCCCGGTCCGGGCCGCAACGACAACAACGTTGTCGGCTACCCGCTCGGCCCCGTGTACGCGGCCAAGGCCGGCGGCTTCTTCTTCATCGTCTTCGGTGTCCTGGCACTGATGGCAGCGTTCTTCACCATCAACCCGATCTGGAACTACGGTCCGTACGATCCGTCGCCCGTTTCCGCCGGTACCCAGCCTGACTGGTACATCGGATTCGTGGACGGTGCGCTGCGCCTGATGCCGGGCACCTTTGGTGACTGGCACGTGGAGCAGACCTGGCTGGGCTTCGTCTTCACGTTCAACGTGCTGCTCCCCGCCCTGGTACCCGCCGGCATCCTGTTCACGGTGATGTTCGCCTACCCGTGGATCGAACGTTGGATCACCAAGGACAACCGCGAACACCACGTCCTGGACCGTCCCCGCAACGCCCCCACCCGCACGGGCATTGGTGTTGCCGGTTTCATCTGGTACTGCGTCATGTGGGCGGCTGCCGGTTCTGACCTCATTGCCACGCACTTCCACGTGTCCCTCAACGATGTCACCTACTGGCTCCGTGCCCTCTTCTTCATCGGCCCGATTATCGGATTCATCGTTGCCAAGCGCGTGGCCCTTGCGCTCCAGCGCAAGGACCGCGAGATTGCACTGCATGGCCGGGAAACGGGACGAATTGTCCGCCTGCCCCACGGTGAGTTCATCGAGGTTCACGCTCCGCTCGACGAGTACAAGCGCTACAAGCTGGTCGGGTTCGAGTCTCCCGAGGTCCTCCCCGCTGTACCGAACGAGCACGGTGTGGTGACCGCCAGCGAGAAGCGCCGCGCCTTCCTCTCCAAGTGGTTCTTCGAAGACCGCGTGGCTCCGGCCACACCAGCAGAGCTCGAAGCAGCCCATGGCCACGGCCACGCGGCAGTGGAAGCTCCTGAGGAAGCAAAGAGCCTGTCCCACTAG
- a CDS encoding GntR family transcriptional regulator: MAAAAKTIKGDIDRTSGVAIYIQLREILRAYIAEACPPGSALPSERDLAERFGLARMTVRQAIDALVGEEVIERVVGLGTFVRRPKLDLQVKLTSYSEEMQRRGMIPAAKVLSFEQIGASAFLARELQLDEGTPLVRFRRLLLADGEPMSVDENFIPAHRVPGLLDGEPPTSLYNVLSEQFGLVMEWGEDMIEATAASPSTARLLNVEVGSPLLKIQRHAFVARAMVDYSVSYYRADRYKLWVPLQRPGARRARNV, translated from the coding sequence ATGGCGGCTGCAGCCAAGACCATCAAGGGCGACATAGACCGCACCAGCGGTGTTGCCATCTATATCCAATTGCGGGAGATCCTGCGCGCCTACATCGCGGAGGCATGCCCTCCAGGCTCTGCTCTGCCTTCAGAGCGTGACCTGGCCGAACGCTTCGGCCTGGCACGGATGACAGTCCGCCAGGCCATCGATGCCCTGGTAGGCGAGGAAGTCATTGAACGCGTCGTCGGCCTGGGTACCTTCGTTCGCCGGCCGAAGCTTGACCTGCAGGTCAAGCTGACCTCCTACAGCGAAGAAATGCAGCGCCGCGGAATGATCCCGGCGGCAAAGGTCCTCAGCTTCGAACAGATCGGTGCCAGCGCGTTCCTAGCCCGGGAGCTTCAGCTGGACGAAGGCACTCCACTGGTGCGTTTCCGCAGGCTCCTGCTGGCGGACGGGGAACCTATGAGCGTGGATGAGAACTTCATCCCTGCGCACCGCGTTCCGGGCCTGCTGGACGGTGAGCCTCCCACATCCCTCTACAACGTCCTGAGTGAACAGTTCGGCCTTGTGATGGAGTGGGGTGAGGACATGATCGAGGCAACCGCTGCGTCCCCTTCCACGGCGCGCCTGCTCAACGTGGAAGTGGGTTCACCGCTGCTGAAAATCCAGCGGCATGCCTTTGTTGCCCGAGCCATGGTGGACTACTCCGTTTCCTATTATCGGGCTGACCGCTACAAGTTGTGGGTGCCCCTGCAGCGGCCTGGGGCACGCCGGGCGCGGAACGTCTAA
- a CDS encoding HPr family phosphocarrier protein — MPSHKAVVTASAGLHARPAADFVRAVMDTGLPVVIAKDGIPGVDARSLLQVMGADFQHGCEVVLSVSETALDGPGSVENAAGALVSLADLLAAQGALQPAARD, encoded by the coding sequence TTGCCATCACACAAGGCCGTGGTCACGGCTTCTGCAGGCCTCCATGCCAGGCCCGCGGCCGACTTTGTCCGGGCCGTCATGGACACGGGCCTTCCCGTGGTTATTGCCAAAGACGGCATTCCGGGCGTCGATGCACGGTCTCTGCTTCAGGTGATGGGCGCCGACTTCCAGCACGGCTGCGAAGTGGTGCTTTCAGTCAGCGAGACGGCGTTGGACGGGCCTGGGAGCGTGGAAAATGCCGCGGGGGCCCTTGTATCCCTCGCCGACCTTCTCGCGGCGCAGGGAGCCCTCCAGCCGGCCGCCCGGGACTAG
- a CDS encoding cytochrome c oxidase subunit 4 — protein MKIESWIFGSGVFFFIPVSIVYGFLTNWNEWVGILGVLLVGGLAGMIGAYLGFTAKRVGMRPEDRSDAEIHEGAGEQGHFSPWSWWPLVLGLACATGFLGLAVGFWIVFIAGGLAVVALVGWVYEYSRGDHAH, from the coding sequence GTGAAAATCGAATCTTGGATCTTTGGATCGGGAGTCTTCTTCTTCATCCCTGTCTCCATCGTGTACGGGTTCCTGACGAACTGGAACGAGTGGGTCGGCATCCTGGGTGTCCTGCTCGTCGGCGGACTGGCCGGCATGATCGGCGCCTACCTCGGGTTCACCGCCAAGCGCGTTGGTATGCGCCCCGAGGACCGCAGCGACGCTGAGATCCACGAAGGCGCCGGCGAGCAGGGGCACTTCAGCCCCTGGAGCTGGTGGCCCCTGGTCCTCGGCCTGGCCTGCGCCACCGGGTTCCTCGGCCTGGCCGTTGGGTTCTGGATTGTCTTCATCGCTGGCGGCCTTGCGGTCGTAGCGCTTGTCGGCTGGGTTTACGAATACAGCCGCGGGGACCACGCCCACTAG
- the ctaD gene encoding aa3-type cytochrome oxidase subunit I, with protein MATYTQSAPTGALQAPVVPKSKGRIVVNWITSTDHKTIGYMYLIASFVFFCLGGVMALLIRAELFEPGMQILQTKEQYNQLFTMHGTVMLLMFATPLFAGFANVIMPLQIGAPDVAFPRLNALAFWFFLFGSTIAVSGFITPQGAASFGWFAYAPLSNTTFSPGIGGDLWVFGLALSGFGTILGAVNFITTIICMRAPGMTMWRMPIFTWNTLITAILVLMAFPPLAAALFALGADRRFGAHIFDPENGGAVLWQHLFWFFGHPEVYIIALPFFGIVSEIFPVFSRKPIFGYKGLVYATIAIAALSVTVWAHHMYVTGSVLLPFFAFMTMLIAVPTGVKFFNWIGTMWRGSITFETPMLWSIGFLVTFLFGGLTGIILASPPLDFHVSDSYFVVAHFHYVAFGTVVFAMFAGFYFWWPKWTGKMLNERLGKIHFWLLFLGFHGTFLIQHWLGVEGMPRRYADYLVEDNFTWMNQFSTVASFVLGASLIPFFWNVYITWRKAEKVQVDDPWGFGASLEWATSCPPPRHNFTSLPRIRSERPALDLHHPELRQVHTVESPAPAANVLGNADQKDTAQ; from the coding sequence GTGGCTACGTACACTCAATCCGCACCCACAGGAGCCCTGCAGGCTCCGGTGGTTCCCAAATCCAAGGGACGCATCGTCGTCAACTGGATCACCTCCACTGACCACAAGACGATCGGGTACATGTACCTGATCGCCTCGTTCGTCTTCTTCTGCCTCGGCGGCGTCATGGCGCTGCTCATCCGTGCCGAACTCTTCGAGCCCGGCATGCAGATCCTGCAGACGAAGGAGCAGTACAACCAGCTGTTCACCATGCACGGCACCGTTATGCTCCTGATGTTCGCCACCCCGCTGTTCGCGGGCTTCGCCAACGTCATCATGCCGCTCCAGATCGGTGCCCCCGACGTCGCATTCCCGCGTCTGAACGCGCTGGCCTTCTGGTTCTTCCTCTTCGGTTCCACCATTGCGGTGTCCGGCTTCATCACTCCGCAGGGTGCAGCATCCTTCGGCTGGTTCGCCTACGCACCGCTGTCGAACACCACGTTCAGCCCCGGCATCGGCGGTGACCTGTGGGTCTTCGGCCTGGCGCTCTCCGGCTTCGGCACCATTCTCGGTGCGGTCAACTTCATCACCACCATCATCTGCATGCGCGCTCCGGGCATGACCATGTGGCGCATGCCGATCTTCACCTGGAACACCCTCATCACGGCGATCCTGGTCCTGATGGCGTTCCCCCCGCTGGCCGCCGCACTGTTCGCGCTGGGCGCCGACCGCCGGTTCGGTGCACACATCTTTGATCCCGAAAACGGCGGTGCCGTCCTCTGGCAGCACCTGTTCTGGTTCTTTGGCCACCCCGAGGTGTACATCATCGCCCTGCCGTTCTTCGGCATCGTGTCTGAGATCTTCCCGGTGTTCAGCCGCAAGCCGATCTTCGGCTACAAGGGCCTGGTTTACGCCACCATCGCCATTGCTGCGCTGTCCGTGACGGTGTGGGCCCACCACATGTACGTCACAGGCTCGGTACTCCTGCCGTTCTTCGCCTTCATGACGATGCTCATCGCCGTTCCCACCGGCGTGAAGTTCTTCAACTGGATCGGCACCATGTGGCGCGGCTCCATCACGTTCGAAACCCCCATGCTCTGGAGCATCGGGTTCCTCGTCACGTTCCTCTTCGGCGGCCTCACCGGCATCATCCTGGCTTCGCCTCCGCTCGACTTCCACGTCTCGGACTCCTACTTCGTGGTGGCGCACTTCCACTACGTGGCCTTCGGAACCGTGGTGTTCGCCATGTTCGCCGGCTTCTACTTCTGGTGGCCCAAGTGGACCGGAAAGATGCTCAACGAGCGCCTCGGCAAGATCCACTTCTGGCTCCTGTTCCTGGGCTTCCACGGCACGTTCCTCATCCAGCACTGGCTGGGTGTGGAAGGCATGCCCCGCCGCTACGCCGACTACCTGGTGGAAGACAACTTCACCTGGATGAACCAGTTCTCCACCGTGGCGTCCTTCGTCCTTGGCGCCTCGCTGATTCCGTTCTTCTGGAACGTCTACATCACATGGCGGAAGGCCGAAAAGGTCCAGGTTGATGACCCTTGGGGCTTCGGTGCCTCCCTTGAATGGGCCACGTCCTGCCCGCCGCCGCGCCACAACTTCACCTCGCTGCCCCGGATCCGTTCGGAGCGCCCCGCCCTGGACCTGCACCACCCTGAGCTGCGCCAGGTCCACACCGTCGAGTCGCCGGCACCTGCGGCCAACGTTCTCGGCAACGCCGACCAGAAGGACACCGCACAGTGA
- the ctaC gene encoding aa3-type cytochrome oxidase subunit II: protein MSSQNRTGSRRKTITTITGLAIAGALVLTGCSPEVEKGWLPTERGTTSNTDRIMDLWVNSWIAALVVGTITWGLIIWCLVAYRRRKGTVGFPRQTSFNLPLEVFYLTIPIFMVLVFFYFTDRDQQAIDDRSQPADVVVDVRGKQWAWDFNYKSGDVIQEDLHEAGVQAHLTGNTIDKEQLPTLYLPVNKSVDLELNARDVIHSFWVPAFLQKRDMIPGKTNYIRFTPTKEGTYDGKCAELCGEYHSEMLFRVKVVSESEFQAHMDGLKAAGNTGLLGVEYDRNPNLNEIK from the coding sequence GTGAGTTCGCAGAACCGAACCGGCAGCCGACGCAAAACGATCACAACGATCACTGGCTTGGCAATTGCCGGCGCGTTGGTTTTGACCGGATGTTCGCCAGAGGTAGAGAAGGGGTGGCTGCCGACTGAACGCGGCACCACCAGCAACACCGACCGCATCATGGACCTCTGGGTCAACTCATGGATTGCCGCGCTGGTGGTGGGCACCATTACCTGGGGCCTCATCATCTGGTGCCTGGTGGCGTACCGCCGCCGCAAGGGGACCGTCGGGTTCCCGCGGCAGACCAGTTTCAACCTTCCGCTTGAGGTCTTCTACCTGACCATCCCGATCTTCATGGTCCTGGTGTTCTTCTACTTCACCGACCGTGACCAGCAGGCCATTGATGACCGCTCCCAGCCGGCCGACGTCGTGGTTGACGTCCGCGGCAAGCAGTGGGCCTGGGACTTCAACTACAAGTCCGGCGACGTCATCCAGGAAGACCTGCACGAAGCCGGTGTCCAGGCGCACCTGACCGGCAACACCATCGACAAGGAACAGCTCCCCACGCTGTACTTGCCGGTAAACAAGTCGGTTGACCTCGAGCTCAATGCCCGCGACGTCATCCACTCCTTCTGGGTTCCCGCCTTCCTGCAGAAGCGCGACATGATCCCCGGAAAGACCAACTACATCAGGTTCACCCCCACCAAAGAGGGCACCTACGACGGCAAGTGTGCCGAACTCTGCGGCGAGTACCACTCCGAAATGCTGTTCCGCGTGAAGGTGGTGTCGGAATCCGAATTCCAGGCCCACATGGACGGGCTGAAGGCAGCCGGCAACACCGGGCTGCTGGGCGTGGAGTACGACCGCAACCCTAACCTGAACGAAATTAAGTAA
- a CDS encoding HesB/IscA family protein, whose protein sequence is MSTATNENSTATTSESGELPVHEVNLTDVAAGKVRSLLEQEGRTDLRLRVAVQPGGCSGLIYQLYFDERILDGDAVRDYDGVEVVVDKMSVPYLSGASIDFEDTISKQGFTIDNPNAGGSCACGDSFH, encoded by the coding sequence ATGAGCACCGCAACCAATGAGAACAGCACCGCAACCACCAGCGAATCCGGCGAACTGCCGGTCCACGAGGTCAACCTGACCGATGTCGCCGCAGGCAAGGTACGCAGCCTTCTCGAACAGGAAGGCCGCACGGACCTGCGCCTTCGGGTTGCCGTGCAGCCCGGCGGCTGCTCCGGCCTGATCTACCAGCTGTACTTCGATGAGCGGATTCTCGACGGCGACGCCGTTCGTGATTACGACGGTGTCGAGGTCGTGGTGGACAAGATGAGCGTCCCGTACCTCAGCGGCGCCAGCATCGACTTCGAGGACACCATTTCCAAGCAGGGATTCACCATCGACAACCCCAACGCCGGTGGCTCCTGCGCCTGTGGAGATTCCTTCCACTAA
- a CDS encoding dipeptidase — MNPSPMATPHDPHGPSSPGPDSLGQTDQLRAAVDRSFDQTLNRLKDLVAIPGIAWPSFDRAPLERSAEAVAELLRDAGLEEVQTLTCPKPDGTPGGPAVVARRPAAPGKPTILLYAHHDVQPPGDEALWETKPFTAVEKDGRLYGRGAADDKAGIMAHIAAYAAVSEVIGELGVGVTFFFEGEEEAGSPTFRPFLEANREVLRADVIVVADSSNWKVGVPALTTSLRGLVDGTIEVQVLDHAVHSGMYGGPVLDAPTLLSRLIATLHDNDGNVAIDGLVATDNAAVDLPEADYRADASVLDGVRLAGTGSIASRLWTKPALSIIGFDAPSVDVASNTLLPRARAKFSLRLAPGQDPAAAMEAVGRHVEANAPFGAKVIFTPGESGNPFQTDTASPAARLAMWALGEAWGVPAVETGIGGSIPFIADLLELYPEVQILVTGVEDPDSRAHSANESLHLGDFRNAILAEALMLARLNGGDLDVQPG, encoded by the coding sequence ATGAATCCCTCGCCAATGGCAACCCCGCACGATCCGCATGGCCCCTCATCCCCGGGCCCTGACTCCCTCGGCCAGACGGACCAACTCCGGGCCGCCGTCGACCGTTCCTTCGACCAAACCCTTAACCGCCTCAAGGATCTTGTCGCGATTCCCGGGATCGCCTGGCCCAGCTTTGACCGTGCGCCCCTGGAACGAAGCGCCGAAGCGGTGGCGGAACTGCTTCGCGACGCAGGACTCGAGGAAGTACAGACTCTCACCTGCCCCAAGCCGGACGGTACGCCCGGCGGTCCCGCCGTCGTCGCCCGCCGTCCCGCGGCGCCCGGTAAGCCCACCATCCTGCTGTACGCCCACCATGACGTCCAGCCGCCCGGCGACGAGGCCCTGTGGGAAACAAAGCCTTTCACCGCGGTGGAAAAGGATGGCCGCCTCTATGGCAGGGGCGCCGCCGACGACAAAGCTGGCATCATGGCCCACATTGCCGCCTACGCTGCCGTCTCGGAGGTGATCGGCGAGCTGGGAGTCGGTGTGACGTTCTTCTTCGAAGGGGAAGAGGAAGCCGGATCGCCCACCTTCCGGCCCTTCCTGGAGGCCAACCGCGAAGTGTTGCGCGCCGACGTCATCGTTGTGGCAGACTCCAGCAACTGGAAAGTGGGCGTTCCCGCCCTGACCACCAGCCTGCGCGGCCTCGTTGACGGCACCATTGAAGTCCAGGTCCTCGACCATGCCGTGCACTCCGGCATGTACGGCGGCCCGGTGCTGGATGCCCCCACGCTCCTGTCGCGGCTGATCGCCACACTCCATGACAACGACGGCAACGTTGCGATCGACGGCCTCGTGGCCACAGACAATGCTGCCGTGGACCTCCCGGAGGCCGATTACCGGGCCGACGCTTCAGTGCTCGACGGCGTCCGGCTCGCCGGCACGGGCAGCATTGCCTCCCGCCTGTGGACCAAGCCTGCCCTGTCAATCATCGGCTTCGACGCCCCCTCCGTGGACGTCGCCTCGAACACGTTGCTTCCGCGTGCCCGTGCCAAGTTCAGCCTGCGCCTGGCGCCGGGCCAGGATCCCGCTGCGGCCATGGAGGCTGTGGGCCGCCATGTGGAGGCCAATGCGCCGTTCGGCGCGAAGGTCATCTTCACGCCGGGGGAGAGCGGCAACCCGTTCCAGACGGACACCGCATCACCTGCGGCCCGCCTGGCAATGTGGGCCCTGGGTGAGGCGTGGGGCGTCCCGGCGGTCGAAACCGGGATAGGCGGTTCCATCCCCTTTATTGCAGACTTGCTGGAGCTGTACCCGGAGGTGCAGATCCTCGTCACCGGCGTCGAGGACCCGGATTCGCGGGCGCACAGTGCCAACGAATCCCTGCACCTGGGCGACTTCAGGAATGCAATCCTCGCCGAGGCGCTCATGCTTGCACGTCTTAACGGCGGGGACCTGGACGTGCAGCCCGGCTGA
- a CDS encoding DUF3043 domain-containing protein, which yields MFGRKKEAPSAQETVDQQAAEAAARQAGVVGKGAPTPTRRAQEAARKRPLVPEDRKASKAAERQVIQDQRQKMRQALDTGDEKFLPLRDKGPQKRFARDFVDARFSLGEFLMFGALVFVLVSLVVPASSDYMIYVLGGFWVMFLAVFVDVFLLSRKLRKRLAEKFGEVERGTVWYGSMRSLQFRKLRLPKPQVSRGQFPS from the coding sequence GTGTTCGGACGTAAAAAAGAAGCGCCCTCGGCGCAGGAGACAGTAGACCAGCAGGCGGCGGAAGCAGCGGCGCGCCAAGCGGGTGTCGTTGGCAAGGGTGCCCCCACTCCAACACGGAGGGCCCAGGAAGCCGCCCGCAAGCGTCCGCTGGTGCCGGAGGACCGCAAAGCCTCCAAGGCCGCCGAGCGCCAGGTCATCCAGGACCAGCGGCAGAAGATGCGCCAGGCCCTGGACACCGGGGACGAAAAGTTCCTGCCCTTGCGGGACAAGGGGCCGCAGAAGCGGTTTGCCCGCGACTTCGTCGACGCCCGGTTCAGCCTGGGCGAGTTCCTCATGTTCGGCGCCCTTGTTTTCGTTTTGGTCTCCCTGGTGGTACCGGCATCCAGCGACTACATGATTTACGTCCTGGGCGGTTTCTGGGTCATGTTCCTGGCAGTGTTCGTGGACGTGTTCCTGCTGTCCCGCAAACTGCGCAAGCGGCTGGCGGAGAAGTTCGGTGAGGTTGAGCGCGGCACCGTTTGGTACGGCTCCATGCGCTCCCTCCAGTTCCGGAAACTGCGGCTGCCCAAGCCGCAGGTGAGCCGCGGTCAGTTCCCTTCCTGA
- a CDS encoding quinone-dependent dihydroorotate dehydrogenase has protein sequence MRVYPTFFKLAFSWMDAERAHTLGFKGIRLAHATGAGRVLRKLTAPAPSLQTTAFGITFPSPFGLAAGFDKEGHGIEALTELGFGHVEVGTITGQAQPGNEQPRLFRLIEDRAVINRMGFNNDGAAAVAPRLKSARAALQRTYPAVRPVIGVNIGKTKVVELADAVDDYRISARTLAPAADYLVVNVSSPNTPGLRLLQDVETLRPLLTAVGEEADRAAGRHVPLLVKIAPDLSDEDIDDVARLALDLKLDGIIATNTTIARTGLASPAEKVEQCGAGGLSGAPLKKRSLEVLRRLKQATGDALTLIAVGGVETAQDVQDRLDAGATLVQGYTAFLYEGPFWAARINRQLARSRRS, from the coding sequence ATGCGCGTTTACCCCACATTCTTCAAGCTGGCTTTTTCCTGGATGGACGCCGAGCGCGCCCATACCCTCGGATTCAAGGGAATCCGGCTGGCCCACGCAACAGGGGCGGGGAGGGTGCTCCGCAAGCTAACCGCGCCAGCGCCATCCCTGCAGACCACCGCGTTCGGCATTACATTCCCGTCACCCTTCGGGCTGGCAGCGGGGTTTGACAAAGAGGGGCATGGCATCGAGGCCCTCACCGAGCTTGGCTTCGGCCACGTTGAAGTGGGCACCATCACCGGCCAGGCGCAGCCGGGCAACGAGCAGCCGCGGCTGTTCCGCCTGATCGAGGACCGCGCGGTCATCAACAGGATGGGTTTCAACAACGACGGCGCCGCAGCCGTGGCTCCCCGCCTCAAGTCGGCCCGGGCTGCCCTGCAGCGGACGTACCCCGCGGTGCGGCCGGTGATCGGTGTCAACATCGGCAAGACCAAAGTTGTTGAACTTGCCGATGCTGTGGACGACTACCGCATCAGCGCACGCACGCTTGCACCGGCCGCCGACTACCTCGTGGTCAATGTCAGTTCCCCCAACACGCCGGGACTGCGGCTGCTGCAGGACGTTGAAACGTTGCGTCCCCTTCTTACTGCGGTGGGCGAGGAAGCCGACCGTGCAGCGGGCAGGCACGTGCCGCTGCTGGTGAAGATTGCTCCGGACCTCAGCGACGAAGACATCGACGACGTTGCCCGGCTGGCCCTGGACCTGAAGCTGGACGGCATCATCGCCACCAACACCACCATCGCCAGGACGGGCCTGGCTTCCCCTGCCGAAAAAGTCGAACAGTGCGGTGCGGGCGGGCTTTCCGGCGCGCCGCTGAAGAAGCGTTCGCTGGAGGTGCTCCGCCGGCTCAAGCAGGCAACCGGGGACGCTTTGACCCTCATCGCCGTCGGTGGCGTGGAAACTGCCCAGGACGTGCAGGACCGGCTCGACGCCGGGGCAACCCTGGTCCAGGGATATACGGCGTTCCTGTACGAAGGCCCCTTTTGGGCGGCCCGGATCAACCGGCAGCTGGCCCGCAGCCGGCGGTCCTGA